TCAAAAACGCTTCCTATTAGCATATATGAGTTTCAAAAGATGTCAAATACTAAGTCAAAAACTGCACCTGTCCCATTTGTGACAATAAAATCACCATTAAAACAATCTTCACAATCCCAGATGTTTTATGTAGAAAAAATGGCTGTGTTTAGCAACTATAAACTAGTAGGGTATCTTACACACGAGGAGTTAAGAGGACTTTTGTGGGCAGCTGGTAAAATAAAAAGAGGGATATATCCTATAAAGCTTGGAAAAGACATATTTTCTTTAGAACTTATTCAAAGCAGGAGCAACATCAATGTTAAAAGAAAACTTGGCAAAGCTTTTTTCATCCTGCAAATAACCACAGAGACAAACCTTGGTGAAAAATATTCAAACTCTTATATCTCAAGTTCATTGGTTGAAAAAACAAAAAAAGAGTTTAGTAAATCTATCAGAAACGATGTTCAGAAGGTATTGAAAAAATCGTTTGAACTCAATTGCGATATTCTGCACCTTGGCGATATTTATTACTCTTCATACAAAAAGCCTTTAAATTTTGACAAAAATTCTATTTCGGTCTCAATTGTTGTAAAGCCTTTCATAAGGCGATTTGGTATGATGAAAGAATGAAATTAAAGGAGAAAAAAGGCCATGAACATAGGATTTATAGTTATTGTTTACATGCTACTTTTTGCTACAGAAT
The sequence above is drawn from the Caldicellulosiruptor bescii DSM 6725 genome and encodes:
- a CDS encoding Ger(x)C family spore germination protein codes for the protein MKKFVFYLTLILLTLAFLTGCWNRKELNDILIVQAVGIDKNQSGQFKLTYQVLKPKVLKTPTNIPSSFQQKGVWCFSSTGKSIFDAIRNTTLSSDKKLFFSHNKIIVISEKVAHQGIENVLDIFLRYHEFRPDAYLIVTSDDIEKFLNSNVPIESIPAKELENVIKNYFANSKTLPISIYEFQKMSNTKSKTAPVPFVTIKSPLKQSSQSQMFYVEKMAVFSNYKLVGYLTHEELRGLLWAAGKIKRGIYPIKLGKDIFSLELIQSRSNINVKRKLGKAFFILQITTETNLGEKYSNSYISSSLVEKTKKEFSKSIRNDVQKVLKKSFELNCDILHLGDIYYSSYKKPLNFDKNSISVSIVVKPFIRRFGMMKE